TCTGACAACTGCTGGGTATAAGACTGCCACTATACTCTTCAACAAAATGCATTCATGCATTTTCCGTGCTCCCATGTCGTTTTTTGATTCCACCCCAAGTGGACGAATCTTAAATAGGGTGAGTGTTTTCTGTCTACTTGCTGCCTCTGCCAGTATCCTAATCATGGTTGTTGCCTTCAACATAGAATTTTGTTTAATCAATGTGTTTTCCTCTTTTAGGCATCTACGGACCAAAGTACAGTGGATTTGAGCATGCCAATGATCGTTGCGGCATTTGCATTCGCAATAATACAGCTACTGGGTATAATAGGGGTAATGTCACAGGTTGCATGGCAGGTGTTCATCGTATTTATCCCCGTGATTGCCACCTGCATTTGGTTACAGGTAGTTATTGTAAATTCTTACCAATCCGCGGTGCTAGTGAAGTCTTGCAACATTAATTACAGAATCCGCTTTTTTCCCACAGATTTCAGTACGGAAgacttaaattttatttaaacattatattttttgagttagTCTATTTTTCTTCTAAAGTATTCAAACATTTACTTAGTTTGATTATTTAATTGGTCGGTAAAATGTTGATGTTCTTCCAGAAAGATGATATCCTATAATGTTGCGTTTGATAAAACTAAGAGAAAGAATTGGCAAACCACGAAAGTCTCTTGGATGTAGTGGTTTCATTTTATGTAGTTCTGTTTTGTGTAGAAAGTGGTGGTTTCTTTTACCAACTCTTACCTCGATAAATTATACTAGTCTGATTTTCAGAGCTACACAGTCACGAATGTTATATGCTGCAACTTTAATATTCTTTTACTTTGTTGCAGCAATATTACATACCATCAGCGCGAGAACTGGCACGATTGGGTGGTGTATGCAAAGCTCCAGTTATCCAGCATTTTGCTGAAACTGTGTCAGGATCCATTACCATTAGGAGCTTTGATCAGGAATTGAAATTCAAGGAGTTGAGTATGAAACTGATAGATGGGCATTCTCGGCCAAATTTTTACACTGCTGCTGTGATGGAGTGGCTTTGCTTCCGCTTGGATATGTTATCTTCTATTACATTTGCCTTCTCTTTGGTTTTCTTGATCTCCATTCCAACAGGAACAATTGATCCAAGTaatgagttttttgttttctttctttagtGTCTATTTTACTTTTGCACCTTGTGTTCAAAAGTTTGATGATCTGTCTTTTGTTTCTTCATTTGTAGGTATTGCAGGGTTAGCAGTTACGTACGGGCTTAATCTGAACATGTTACAGGCGTGGGTCATTTGGAATCTTTGCAATATGGAGAATAAAATGATATCAGTTGAAAGGATACTTCAATACACTTCTATCCCAAGTGAGCCTCCACTTGTTATTGAAGAAAATAGGCCAGATGGTCAATGGCCAGCTCATGGAGAAGTTGTTATCCAAGATCTGCAGGTATCCTTTACAAAATCTGATCTTCTTACATTTTTTTCTGGATCATGGATGtgttgagaaaaaagaaaaggaagagggaAAGACGCAGAATTAAAAAATCCCTGTTATTTACTGTCCACCTATGTGACATGTACTTGGCTACTTTTTATTGTTCCTGaacatatttgttttatttccTTTCCGTATACTGCatgtaaggctcggtttggtttggtttggttatactGCATGTAAAATATGTCACCAAGTATTTAATGCAATATATTGTACTGTTACACATGATGGCCTTCTTACCAGTCTGCCTCCTTTCTCTTGATGGTTTCTACAGTAAACTCGAATTTCTAAGTATGATTCCAATGTGTCCAACTAAATGTGAGACATGTATCCAATGCACTTGCTCAAGTGTCTGATACGGGGTACTTCTATTATTTAGAAGAGTCCAGTAACATAGCCCTCCACAGATTGGACATCGGAAGATAGCCTTTGTGGCCAATTTTTTACTTGTGTGTTGGAGTATTTTTTGATGTTGCCATGTATGCATGTAGGTCCGATACGCCCCACATATGCCACTTGTATTGAGAGGCCTTACATGCACTTTCCGTGGAGGAATGAAGACAGGAATTGTAGGGAGGACAGGCAGTGGTAAATCGACCCTTATACAGACACTCTTCCGCATTGTTGAACCTGCTGCTGGTCAAATTCAGATAGACGGTATCAACATTTCCTCGATTGGGCTCCATGATTTACGATCTAGATTAAGCATCATTCCTCAGGATCCAACCATGTTTGAGGGGACGGTGCGAACCAACCTGGACCCACTCGAAGAGTACACAGATGAACATATTTGGGAGGTGGGTTGATCTCCTCAATTTGGTTTCTATGTATCATATGTCAAAAAATATGTGCTTTTCTTGTTTGGATGAAATTGTGAatacctttttttatttctttaggCTCTTGATAAGTGCCAACTTGGAGACGAAGTCAGGAAGAAGGACGGCAAGCTTGATTCAGCAGGTTTTATTCATCCACTATTCCAACATaatcaaaggggaaaaaaaatacaacacagATCCAGAAATCTTTGGAGTCTAGAACGCTTTTCATCCCAAATGGGGGTTATGCTCCAACGGGATGAATGCAATGCTCTCTCACTGCAttttgggcaaagaattttgcaaAGTATAGCATTACTGTTAAGAGATGTTACTTACCCCTggctttctctttttctccttcttGCAGTTACAGAGAATGGGGAGAATTGGAGTATGGGTCAGCGGCAGCTGGTTTGCCTCGGGCGGGTGCTGCTCAAGAAAAGCAAGGTTTTGGTGCTTGACGAAGCCACCGCATCAGTAGATACAGCCACTGACAATCTCATACAGCAAACGCTGAAGCAACATTTCTCCGATTGTACCGTGTTAACCATTGCACATAGGATTACGTCTGTTGTCGATAGCGACATGGTTCTGCTGTTAGATAATGGTTAGTGTTACCGTAATCATCTTCCCCCGAATTAAGAATGTCAATCCAACATCttgttaattttcatttttccttcttGGTGCAGGACTGATTGAGGAATATGATACACCCACAAAGTTGCTTGAGAATAAGTCATCCTCTTTTTCTAAGCTTGTCGCAGAGTACAGTACAAGGTCTAGTTCTAGCTCTTAGAAGTAGGCAAATAATTGAATATGATCGTAAGATATTCGATGACGACGATGAAAACGATCGAGGCAGTGCATTTTGTAGTTAGGATTGATTTGATATTGTGCTTCTACTTTGGAAGTGACGCTTGTCTTGGGTGTTGTAATGTCGTACACAACTCTCAGTTTCATGTGAGATTTGGTGTTGTAATCAACTCGAGTATATTATTATTACGTCTGCAATAAAATCCACTGTGTTGTGGCCTTCTTCCTGtgaattgtttctttttttcttctaggTGCAGGAACTATTGAGGAATATGATTCTTCCACAAAGTTACTTGAAAATAAGTCGTCTTCTCTTTGTAACCTAGTCGCACAGTACTGTAGAAGGTCGGGTTCTAGTTTTGAGAAGTAGGCAAATTGTTGAATAATCCAGATCTTCGTTGGTCACCATTGCATCTTCGACGATGATGGAATCAAGCCGTGCATTTTGCATTTCGGAATGAATATCCTTTTGTTTGGTATTGTTCGTCTATTTTTAGAAGTACCGGGTGTCATGGGTCAGCTAAGTCTGAAGATGGGATTCCAATTCATTACAATTACTGGGATTACATCGAAGCTTGGATAAAGACCTTCTATTATCAAAATCAGATAAGAAAACACTTGTGGTTCTTCAAATTATGTCCAAATCTTGTTGGGCAAAATGAATTTCCAAATTGGTTTATAATTGGTAGTCTAAATTTGGACCTAGGTCAGATTATCTTCCGGCAAAAGTTCAAAAGGAACTAGAGTTCTTCAACAAATTTCATCCTCAATTGTGGGGAACCAATACCACTAAAGGAAAATCATTCCTTTTTACAATGACAACTTTTGGTATCCCATGGATTTGGAAATGGGATGTTCAATCTGGAAGTAACAATTTAGAGCTTCCAGTACTTCAATGAATTTTTCAATATCGATGGTGGAAAGGAATTGATTTGGAAAAGACACTTTCAGATATTAAATCCATCACCCAAGAATTGAAGTTGCAATTAAAAGAAAGGAGCAACATTCCATAAAGAATCATTTCTTGGAAATTTCAGCCCAAATTAGGGCAAAGAATCCATCTTTGACAGATGATGAACCGGTAATAAAGACCATGGACTACATGAAGGACCAATTTCTATAATCTGTCCAAGCTACTCATATGGCTGATGATGAATCCATGACATCAACAAAAAGTAATGAAGAAGATAATAATCTTTTCGCTTGTTTAGCAGGGGAATTTCAGGATGCCTATGAAGACGATGGTACTACACCAGCACCTATACCAACTTTAGGTGATTTTTGGGACAGCATGACCGAAATGATGGCGGAACAACTGTCCTCTtgcaaaggaaaagagaaaaacccaATAATGTTCTAATGCGACCAACCAACTTTCGGTGGAAGATTCCAATCATAGAGTAGGAACTCAATTATGGAGTACTTTACACTCAACTTTAGGTGGAAGATACCCGTGACGATGGGGCCCAGAGCGCACCCGGCGAATCTCCATCTTACTTTAATTTGAGTGTAATTTCATTGTAATTAGTTTAGTATTTCATTTGAATTTCTTGTAAGAGTCCTCTTTGTAATAATAAGGTCAGTTTCCTTCTGTTCATCCTTTTGTACATATTCTTGTACTATATTTGGTATGGTTTAAGTATTTCAATTCTCCTGGGCCAGTTTCGTCGACGTTGCCTTTGCCATCGAAAACATGCCTCACTTCATCTTGTGCCTTCTGCATGATCCTTGGGTTTTTCATCATTTCCGACATGGCCCAGTCTACAGTCCCAGCCGTTGTCTTGCCCCCAGCAGTGAAAATGTCCTGAAATTGGCAAAGTTGAGGTAAAAATTGGCATTTcgcttctttctttcttttttttcgttGCTAGACTAAGTAGATCAAGTAATGAATCTATGAATGCAGAACAGTACACTCCACTATTCTATGTAACTGTACCAAGTAAACTCTACTAACCAGGATAACTGCCTTGATGTTGTTGAAAGTTAAGGAAAATTCATTTGACCCACAGTCATGGTATTCCAAAAGAGCATCCaccagatcatcatcttctcttCCCTTGCCACTAGCCCTGCGCATTTTGTGTTCATTGACCATGATTCCCATGATCCTATCTGCTGCTTCATGAATTTTCACTAGTTTGGACCTCGGTCCATTGACGTTATGAAGCCATTCCATACTAGGATACAAATCGGCAACATTGAATCCGCCGGCCAGCTTTGAAGCTTCCTTCACAATTGATATGAATGCTTCTTGATCTTTGAATCTCTTTCCAAAGGCAGCCCTGGAAGTAATTTCGAATGCGAATGAGTTTCGTTTCTGTGTAAGGTTGACGGCTGATCCTGCATCCAAAGCGATGGATCTAACGACTTTGGCGCTTCTTCGTGTCTGATTGTTTGGAACGACAAGACACGTTGGCGGCTCAAAAGCTCTGTTGTGCATATTTTCCGCAGTTGTCTCCAGTACGGACCATAAGGAGCAAAGGTAAGGTTAGTAGAGTCATAAGACACAATCCTTGTCGCGATAATGCGAGGCCTCGAAGCTAATATGATGTCGTGTGTTTTCATCACTTCTTTTGCCATTTCTGGTGATGAAACAAAGATAGCAAGAACTTCACCAGGTTGAAGGCTCATCACAGGCCCATGTTTCTTGGCCAAGTCTCTTAAGGCATGGTGAGGTAAAGAGCTGGCTATTTGGTGCAAATTTCCTATGAGAGGTAGCTTCCATGGCACAGGGGGAAGGTTTGAAGTTGAGTTATTGGCTTTGGATTTTTGAACTAATTCTAGCAAAAAGGGTACAAAGAGTAATGAGGTAGAGAGGATTGAGAAGGAGAGCAATTGAAGCTCCATGGGGCAAAAAAGGAGAGAAGTTAGTATAAGGGTATTCTTTTGGGATGATTGATGAAAAAGCTTTGTGCTATGTAACATATTTATATTGACCAGATATGTTCTGAGTTAGGGTGGTACTTTTtaattgagtaatttttttttctagctgTGGACTATTTGGTTCTTTGTTTAAAGAGCAATGTTAGTGACACCGTATTTCGAACAGATCCAAAAAGTCAATAGACAAATACGAAACCACCCACCAATTAGAAATCTTGACAACTTCGTGTAATCCTAGTTACCTTTTCATTGCAAGATTTTTGCAATCCAGAAATGACAATATCTGGTTGAACTTAACGGTTCTAGACTTTTGTCTTCCTACTCCCTTTTACCTCGGGCTTTCGTGCCCCCAATGGCCCGACACTCTGACAGCAATATCTCAGAGGCTTATTCCTATGAACTATCATACACACTCCATGGCGCTCGTCGTGTTTTATTCCAAACACCATCCTTTGGGCACGAATTAGTCAAGTGCAACCGGAAGGGGTTCGTGTTTTATTCCAAACACCATCCTTTGGGCACGAATTATGCAAGTGCAGGCGGAAGGGGTTCGAATCTTTCAGCCTACTCTTTTGTTAAGTTTTAACTTTCGTTATAGTCATGTTTAGTCATTTGGTGCACTCTCTGCCGGCTTGGATAGCCACGTCTCTGGATACCGACGTCGCTATCAGCTGGGGCCGTGAGGAGGACAGGATTAGACTTTATACCTCCCGCAATCCAAATAGACGTGCAACAAATACGAATTCAAGCTTAAAACTATCTCCAGATGACATCTCATTTCCaatgataaaagaaaaatttcCATTCAACAACCGAATCAAATATTTCTATGGAAACAAACATTCTACTAGAGATTGCATAACGATGTTTGAGATGAAGGGGTTGGATTTCACAGCTTTCATTCTGTTACGCTTAATTACCATTTTGCCCCCCTACAATTCGTCCGTGCCCTCACTGTACTACTTTATTGTCGTTTCTTCATTGATGCTTGTGAGGCattgataggtgcgtaaatacgCCCATTTACGTCTATGTACAAATTACGTGATGAAAATCAATACAACTAATTACGGGATGATGATGAAAATCACATGCCATGGTGAAGTATCATAAAATTGACATTGACAAGTTAATCACAACTATGACAAAAACTTCGAATTCACCACATTTGTCGGACAGTAGCAAAGCTCTATGAGGAAGCTGGCGCAACCTCTGAAAGAGAGGGTTGACGTAAAACGCTCTTCTCCGGCCAAGTGTGACCGTGTGGGTCTGATTGAAGCCGCAGCAGTGCTTTCTCAGAGCTTGACTTCCACATCTACCCCAGGAGGAATGTCAAGCACCATCAAGGCATCTATTGTTTGGGAAGTCGGGAATAGAATATCAATCAGGCGCTGATGTGTTCTGATCTCAAAATGAAACCTGGCGTCTTTGTGCACGTGTGGAGATTTAAGTACGCAATAGATCCGCTTCTTGGTTGGTAATGGCACAGGACCAATGGTCTTCGCATCAGTTCTCCTAGCGGCATCCAATATCTGCTTGCATGAATCCTCTATCAGCGGCACCCAATATGACCTCAGTTTGATCCTAATCTTTTGCTTTGGTGCACTCTGAACACATTAAAAAGATACTAACACGTCAGAATGTCACTAAATACCTAATtcaagaaaaagagaatgaaataCTCCTAGTCAAGACAAGAGGAGAAGCATGGATTGCACGCCTTGTGGCTGACCTATATATACATGGAATCATGGATGGTCTATCCATGTGAGTGAATGTGATGTATTTTCTTCGACACATTGGAGAGAATTGAAGGGCCTTTTACCAAACTTTCACAATTGTGCTTTACCTATATACTCAATGGAAGATCCAAGGGCATTAAAGCCCAATCCAAGCACCACGTCAAAGGACTTACTTCAAGGTGTGATGGCACCTTCATAGTAATAGCAGTTCTGTAGAGATTACTCAAAATAGTTCCTTCAAGCAGCAGATAGTTCATGGGTTACTCCTAAACACACTCATCAAAGAAGCTAAACCTTACAGAATAACAACTACATAATGTATTAAAGTATGGAGGGGGAAGAACCTTCCAACAATGATACTTCGAACTAGGAACCTCATGAAGTTCTCAGTTTTGCAGCCCATGGCATATGGTACAAGATAGTCAGAAATTCTTAATTCTACGCACTAGCAGAAAGGAGCAAGAGCCGTTGGCATAAATCTTTCTTCAAAAACTGGTGACCCATCCAAATAATAAGCTTTCAACTCTTAGAAGAACATGATAAGGATTAAGGCCTCAAAATACTCAATCAGGCTATGGTTTTCTGCATGCAGTTCATGAGATGGCTGGCCTTAATAGTTTACATCAGCAGGGTTGAGAAGGAACCAAATGTATGTAAAGCTGTAAAGGCTCcccacaacaacacaaaatcACATCTATTAGAGAAGAAATTCTCCAAACTTTGAGGGTTATAGATGCCAAACTTTGCATGACAAAGCCTAGGTGCAGAGAAAACATTAACGTACCTAAAGAATAGAATGATCACCATTTTAGTTTACAAGAAAATGGTAAGAGGAATAGATATAATATCAGCTTAATTTTGCTCGGCATGATTTTCATTCATCCAAGATGTTATACCAAATTGGTCTGCTTGGAACCTTGAAGGGAACAACTTCCAACGTATCCAATGCAAACTAAGGGCAacttttttcattctttctttgttctcttGTATATTGCCCTTTATGACTAGCATTCTTGTACTCACCTCAAATGTCAAAACACATTCAATCCATGTTTATAAAGCAGAGAGGCAAATGTCTACCAAAGCCAAGATGTGAAAATTACTCTAGTAATTAAACCAATTCCAGAACATAGAACACACACTCCCTGTACATGCACACTCCCTTGTTTTTTCACCAATCCACAGCGGAAACATTCAACATCAAGATATGATTTCCCTTTTCCCTATCatttctcagcaaccaaacaaggcataaaggAAAGAAAGTACCTTGCCAATATCGATCCCAATGCCAAGCGGAGAGGACACAGGAGCCTCTGGATCTTCAACCTGAACAACCCCAAACAAACGTAAATAACCTCAATTCAAGAACCAACTGGGCTAGCTCTAGTGGCAGAAGAAGGATTTGTGTCTAGCAGGGGCTAAAATCATGTGTATTTTcatattaataataaaaaacataCTTTGTAAGTATACATTGCTACTCATAAAAATATACTATTTTATAAGTATATATTGCGACTCGTGAGGGCTGAAGGAGAGACGATATTATGTGAGTTTAATTTTATGCATGCAACCTAAAAAGTGATTGAGAACATCAAATTTTGGGGATCTTTACCCCACACATATAGgcattttaagaaaaaaaattgcactcaaAGGACTTGCACAGGCTAATCCATAAAAGTTTTCAGTTTGGGCCTAATATGATTGTGAGCTTATGTCCCGTCAAATGTAATTGATATAAGTACTTGTATTCTTCCACCGCttgtaaaaaaagaatttaaaaaaacaaactaactAAATTTGAGGATTTTAAGAGTATATATAGTAGAATAACAGACCTCAATGGGTTCAACGGAACCGGATTCATCACCCAAGGCTTCTTCGACATCCAACATTTCAGGTGCAGCGAAAACCCTAAACGTAGAGGGCCGAGAGGGTTTTAGGGCTTTCAGCGTAGGAGCACTTGATGGAAAAGAGAGTATAGAGAGCTTGGGCTTAGCAGCAATGGCGGAGAATTTGGGTACCGGAAGTGATGGACATATCGTTGAAGATAGTGAGGAGACAGCCATtgatattctctctctctctctctctctctctctctctgctttctGGAACGTTATCCAGATAAATTTTCGCGGAAACGGAAAAATGGCCGTAGTTTTGCCTAGTCCAAATGGGGCGAAGAAACGGGCTCGTACATGGGCTCGGACACGGGCCCGATAAAACTTCATGCCCAATAGCCATTCTAGCGAACCAAAATCCTAAATCTCCAAACAAGGTCTTTCAAATTTTATTAACAGATAATAAGTATTAATAGAAAAACTAATGAAGTATAATTCTGGCTAAATATTTTGCATATAATTATAGGcaagaagattttttttattaaaaatatgagaACAATAATGATTGAATAATATGGTAAACGCTTTCCGTAATTAGCAAATTTTAGTTTAGCTTGATGAACGCAaaccaaaactccaaaaaatattgCAACCATGCAAGGGGAAGGGGAGCTAGGCCtgttgtggttttttttttaatttttggtaacTAGGCATGTTGTGCTTTGGGACACAACAACCTGGTTTGACTCCAAAATCGTTTCATCCCCAAGGTAAAATTTGATCTGTACGGTTCATTTTGTGGAGAGTAATAAGCTAATCATCTGTGCAAAATAAGAATGGGGCATGTGATTTTGGGGATGTACTTCAAGATAAGGCTGTCCTATTGTTGTTTGAAGGTCACGGGTTGAAGTCGCTAAAACATCCTCTTTGCATGTAAGGGTAACACTATGTACATCATCAACCCTAAATGGGTTGTTGTAGTGGTTAATCGACTTGTTCCAGCGGGGCTTACCACCTCAAGGTTGCAGGATCGATTCTCCTCGACAATGATTTGTCCTTGGGGCCACATCACCTCACGCAAACACGTGGAAAGCGCTGTGAGAAGAGCTGAAGAGATTAGTCCGATTCATTCGGACACTCTTCATTccccaacaaaaaaacactaTGTACATCATCCTTTCCCAGACCCCGCAGACCATGAAGAATTTACTCAATTGAATGGAATTGATCAAGAACAGTAAAATCATATCAAGAACTAGAGAGAAAGAATCctaagatgtagagagagagagaaaaactctGTGTGGAGGGAATTGCTCGGCGGAGCGAACCAAGTGATGGGCACATCATAGTGACTAGTCACCCGTGGGCTTTAAGGGTTGTTTGGTCCGGCGGTGCATGGTGTCCATTATGCTTTTGCAGGACCAATACTGCCAAACCAAGACTATTACTGCCGTTCCAAATCTGTCCAACGAAGGAACCATGGACCTGGATACGGGATAGTTGGGTATGGCCCCCTGTTCATCGGCCTCGTGCCAGATCAGTTAACACTACAGATGTCCACTAAGTACAGCCGGGCGATACCGACCGACAGAACCTTCAACCGCCGAGCCACCCCTACCCCCTGACTTGAAGAGGAAGTCAGGAAGAGTCGGGTAGGTGTGGCATCATTTCCACTATTGCAGGAACGGATCACGGAGATTGAAGCAAATCTTGGATTGCAGAGCCTGATTCAGCACCACGATTGGCGGACCAATCATCGAGCGCGTGGAGTAAGCGCGTGGGTTGATCTCCACGCTACCTTTTCCTATAAAAGGAGGAATCCCCCTTTAGAGAAAGGTAATGAACTCTTCCCCTCTAAAACCCTAAACTACCTAGAAAATATCCTTTTCCCTCTCACTGACTTGACCGTTCCAGTGCCTATCCCAGACTCCCACGATCCAGGTTGGGGCATTAACGCGGGTGTTACTTGTGGAGGAATCAATCGTACCCAAGACACATTAACCTAGCCACCTTTCCATCCAAGGTTTGTCGGAGAAAGCTCAACTCCACATtctatattttccttttttcatccTTTTTCCCTTAATCGTGAAATACAATGAAATCCAGTACATATAAGTCCTGCTTTCAACCACTATCTAACCAACCAATAACAAACCATCTTACTCTCCACTAAACCATACTCAACTAACTAATGGCTAACTAATCAAATGGTGACGTGGTAGTGGTGGAGCTCTAATCTGCTACATTAGACTCCTTCACACTTTTCCAGACCCACAGACGCGGGAGCTTTGTGCACTTGGTACGTCCCTTTTACTTCAAAGTAATTCTGTTTGTTCAAATAATTACTGGTGTGCGCTCGACTTGATTTTTCATATAGATATTCTACTCGTCGAGCACTGTTAATTTATACTAAAATTTTTGGGTTCGAGATGAATTGATCAGTTTTGAAGGCACGGCCAAAGCAGGCTCTCTCATCACAAGTTCCAAGACAAGGGGTTGAATTTTATTAAACGCGCCTGGCTCTGGAAACGGAACCAGAGCCTCTTTATACGTTCACGAGCAGCCCAACTCGCCGTGAGTCGCACCCGTGATTTGGACACCAACACTCTCAGCTGAAGAAGCATAACCCTTTGTACTACTACTCTATCGAAGTTATATCGCTTGAAGTTCCATAACTACTCTTCCAAATCTCTGAAATTAACTCCCCACTACTActatgactctctctctctctctctctctctctctctctctctctctctctctctctctctctctctctctcattttaagaCTTCAATAATTGCTTTAACTTAGCTTTGTGTTTTCCTACCCCAGTCCATATATATACCAAAAAGACCACCTTTCTTACTATGCACTggtttttcaaataaattttggaGTCTTCTAGTGAAGTACGCTCCCACATTTATGACATTCACTTCATTCACACCACCttaaattatccaaaaaaaatatttgtacctTCACTCTCCATTACCTTGCAAATTCAAAACTACCCACAAAGAGAACGCCAAAGACCAGGGGAACTACTTAATAATGGCGGTTATGGGATCGTGGGTTTTCCGATTACTCGTTATTGGGTCGACTTTTTTGGCGTTTTGGAGTGAAGTTGAAACGGTTTACGCAGAGGGAGAAGGAAATTTGGTGGATTTCATCACGTGGAGTGACATGAAGGTGGATTTGAAAAAACAGAGGCTGGATTTGAGGGATGGATATAACAGGAGTCGAGTCATTGTAGTTGATCAGAGTGGAAAGGGAGATTCAGTTACAGTACAAGGTGCGGTTGATATGGTTCCGATGAATAATTCTGAAAGAGTGAAAATCTACGTTCTTCCCGGGATCTACAGGTGTGCTATATAACTGTGGATATACAAAAcatgtactatatatatactgtaTGTATCAGTGTATAAGCAATGCTACCAACACAACTGCGTCAGGGCTGTTCGATGCAGACGAGTCCACGTGCATTGAACGACTCCATTTGTACGCAGTTGTGTCCGGAGTCTGTTATAAAGTTATGTTTGTAGAATTCTTGCAGTGTATATCTATGATTCTGACTGGTGTTTGGAATAAACTAGTTGTTTCACCATCTGAGAAACTCAGGAAGTTTTAACTTCTTTTAATGTTGTGGAGT
The sequence above is drawn from the Rhododendron vialii isolate Sample 1 chromosome 6a, ASM3025357v1 genome and encodes:
- the LOC131328762 gene encoding cytochrome P450 71D11-like — protein: MHNRAFEPPTCLVVPNNQTRRSAKVVRSIALDAGSAVNLTQKRNSFAFEITSRAAFGKRFKDQEAFISIVKEASKLAGGFNVADLYPSMEWLHNVNGPRSKLVKIHEAADRIMGIMVNEHKMRRASGKGREDDDLVDALLEYHDCGSNEFSLTFNNIKAVILDIFTAGGKTTAGTVDWAMSEMMKNPRIMQKAQDEVRHVFDGKGNVDETGPGELKYLNHTKYSTRICTKG
- the LOC131329654 gene encoding uncharacterized protein LOC131329654; amino-acid sequence: MAVSSLSSTICPSLPVPKFSAIAAKPKLSILSFPSSAPTLKALKPSRPSTFRVFAAPEMLDVEEALGDESGSVEPIEVEDPEAPVSSPLGIGIDIGKSAPKQKIRIKLRSYWVPLIEDSCKQILDAARRTDAKTIGPVPLPTKKRIYCVLKSPHVHKDARFHFEIRTHQRLIDILFPTSQTIDALMVLDIPPGVDVEVKL